One window of candidate division KSB1 bacterium genomic DNA carries:
- a CDS encoding TetR/AcrR family transcriptional regulator, which translates to MARPLTKKTDVIDAALALFMRKGIKATTTRDIALRAGISEGTIYRHFQSKEDLAESIFEDNLDYFWKYLKGYLKNTKNTEEMLQAFVAGFFEFSRREQRSYGFIIAAHQTELKKHSREKMKPKEMLTKILRLGQKEGIFRKMDLKLAGAMVMGTIMQTIFYLKNGRIAVNYDDVIEEVTQTCLRMVKK; encoded by the coding sequence ATGGCACGCCCACTTACCAAAAAAACAGACGTCATCGATGCCGCCCTTGCGTTGTTTATGAGAAAAGGTATCAAGGCCACCACCACCCGTGATATCGCCCTCCGTGCCGGAATTTCCGAAGGCACTATCTACCGGCATTTTCAAAGTAAAGAAGATCTTGCCGAAAGTATTTTCGAGGACAATCTGGACTATTTCTGGAAATACTTAAAAGGTTATCTTAAAAACACCAAAAACACCGAGGAGATGCTGCAAGCATTTGTCGCCGGTTTCTTCGAATTTTCCCGTCGCGAACAGCGAAGTTACGGTTTCATAATCGCTGCCCATCAGACGGAATTGAAAAAACATTCCCGTGAAAAAATGAAGCCCAAAGAAATGCTCACCAAGATTCTGCGCTTGGGCCAGAAAGAAGGTATCTTCAGGAAAATGGACTTAAAATTGGCGGGCGCAATGGTCATGGGCACAATCATGCAAACGATTTTCTACCTCAAAAATGGCCGCATCGCAGTCAACTATGACGATGTCATCGAGGAGGTGACCCAAACCTGTTTAAGAATGGTAAAGAAATAA
- a CDS encoding Uma2 family endonuclease — protein sequence MSSMPSLIESQLITGEELLAMPGIGPCELVEGRIVPMSPTGGEHGFIEAIIVYELKAFADQKKLGWVLTGETGIFTRRNPDSVRGSDVLFISKNRHPERPKRGFLEVAPELVVEIISPTEVRKEIDEKIKEYLNIGVKWVWLIDPKNRCCTVYRSETDVQKLTENDSLVGDEILAGFEIKIAKFFEE from the coding sequence ATGAGTTCAATGCCATCGTTGATCGAATCTCAACTCATTACCGGAGAGGAGCTTTTAGCAATGCCGGGCATCGGTCCTTGTGAACTGGTGGAAGGGAGGATAGTGCCAATGAGTCCGACAGGAGGGGAACATGGTTTTATCGAGGCGATAATTGTCTATGAACTAAAGGCTTTCGCCGATCAAAAAAAACTTGGTTGGGTCTTAACCGGTGAAACAGGCATATTTACTCGCCGAAATCCCGACAGCGTTCGGGGATCTGATGTTTTATTTATTTCGAAAAATCGACATCCCGAAAGACCTAAGAGAGGTTTTCTTGAAGTCGCTCCTGAATTAGTTGTGGAAATCATTTCTCCAACCGAGGTGAGGAAAGAAATTGACGAAAAAATTAAGGAGTACTTAAACATAGGCGTAAAATGGGTCTGGCTGATTGATCCAAAGAATCGCTGTTGCACGGTTTACAGATCTGAAACTGATGTGCAAAAGTTGACTGAAAATGATTCTTTAGTTGGAGATGAGATATTGGCTGGGTTCGAAATAAAGATCGCAAAGTTTTTTGAAGAATAG